The proteins below come from a single Argentina anserina chromosome 1, drPotAnse1.1, whole genome shotgun sequence genomic window:
- the LOC126795086 gene encoding F-box protein At5g67140 gives MEPEAEIDRLPLDLLANIFVLITSFTDLAQASGVCRKWKQGVKQSLGRRESLSFAGWKMDDDSTARVLRYAYSLRDLDISRSRWGCQISDTGLYRISLAKCISNLTSISLWGITGITDKGVVHLISRANSLQRLNIGGTFITDESLYAIANNCPHLKTIVLWSCRHVTENGLLVLVNSCRKLESINVWGTRVPVECFIALLTISPALQIKPKGLPLSVDAAMLPPFVI, from the exons ATGGAGCCAGAGGCTGAGATTGATCGGTTGCCTCTGGACCTCTTGGCTAATATCTTTGTTCTCATCACTTCCTTCACTGATTTGGCCCA AGCAAGCGGTGTGTGTAGAAAATGGAAACAGGGGGTGAAGCAGAGCCTTGGACGCAGAGAGAGTTTGAGCTTTGCTGGTTGGAAGATGGATGATGACTCCACCGCTCGTGTTCTTCGCTATGCTTACAGCCTCAGAGACTTAGATAT TTCAAGAAGCCGGTGGGGTTGTCAGATATCCGACACCGGATTGTACAGGATCTCTTTGGCAAAGTGTATCAGCAATTTAACATCCATATCGTTATGGGGTATTACAGGGATCACAGACAAAGGTGTTGTTCATTTG ATATCCAGAGCTAATTCCTTGCAGCGTCTGAATATTGGTGGCACATTCATCACAGATGAATCACTGTATGCCATTGCTAATAACTGTCCACATTTGAAG ACTATTGTTCTATGGAGCTGCCGTCACGTAACAGAGAACGGCCTTCTCGTTCTTGTAAATAGTTGCCGCAAGCTCGAGTCCATCAATGTATGGGGGACCAGAGTTCCGGTAGAATGCTTCATTGCTTTGCTTACTATCAGTCCAGCTCTTCAGATAAAACCCAAAGGACTGCCTTTAAGTGTTGATGCTGCTATGTTGCCGCCTTTTGTGATATAA